A window of the Fusobacterium perfoetens genome harbors these coding sequences:
- the cbiD gene encoding cobalt-precorrin-5B (C(1))-methyltransferase CbiD: MKKLKSGYTTGSCVVASVIASLNYLIKDEILDFVDIFLVDNKTLKIPINRLRKRKNFCTASVIKYSGDDPDVTNGMEIFTKVTLVDEIKPNPSMYNIDNIYITGGRGVGVITKKGLQQPIGKYAINPKPLEMIVKNIKLFLKENPIGNKKILVKIYIPKGREIAKKTFNEKLGIKGGLSILGTTGILKPMSEEALKDSLKLELKVLKENNKKDWIIFSFGNYGKKYCEELGLDTENLIVISNYVGFMLDCAVELGYKKIFLVGHIGKAIKIAGGIYNTHSKVADARIEIMVANALLVGENIENIHKILGANTVEEACDYIEKTEFFDFIANKVAQKCEEYLRGEDIRCEALIFSFKDKIGISKGFKSMVEFI; encoded by the coding sequence ATGAAAAAGTTAAAATCTGGGTATACCACAGGAAGTTGTGTTGTAGCCTCTGTTATTGCAAGTCTTAATTACCTTATAAAAGATGAGATATTGGACTTTGTAGATATATTTTTAGTTGATAATAAAACCCTAAAAATCCCAATAAATCGTCTTAGAAAAAGAAAAAACTTTTGTACAGCCTCTGTTATAAAATACTCTGGTGATGACCCAGATGTAACAAATGGTATGGAGATTTTTACAAAGGTAACTTTGGTTGATGAAATAAAGCCTAATCCCTCAATGTATAATATAGATAATATCTATATAACAGGTGGTCGTGGTGTAGGAGTTATCACAAAAAAAGGTTTGCAACAGCCAATTGGGAAATATGCAATCAATCCAAAACCCCTTGAAATGATAGTAAAAAATATAAAGTTATTTCTTAAAGAAAATCCCATTGGAAATAAAAAAATCTTAGTAAAAATCTATATTCCCAAAGGGCGAGAGATAGCTAAAAAAACCTTTAATGAAAAGTTAGGTATAAAAGGTGGACTTTCGATTTTAGGTACTACTGGGATATTAAAACCAATGAGTGAGGAGGCGTTAAAAGACTCTCTAAAGCTAGAACTTAAAGTTTTAAAAGAGAATAACAAAAAAGATTGGATAATTTTTTCCTTTGGGAACTATGGGAAAAAATATTGTGAGGAGCTTGGGCTTGATACCGAAAACCTTATAGTTATTAGTAACTATGTTGGATTTATGCTAGACTGTGCAGTGGAGCTTGGTTACAAAAAAATATTTTTAGTTGGGCATATTGGTAAGGCTATAAAGATAGCTGGGGGGATTTATAATACCCATAGCAAAGTGGCTGATGCTCGTATAGAAATAATGGTTGCAAATGCTCTTTTAGTAGGAGAGAATATAGAAAATATCCATAAAATCTTGGGAGCTAATACAGTTGAAGAGGCTTGTGATTATATAGAAAAGACAGAATTTTTTGATTTTATAGCCAATAAAGTAGCACAAAAATGTGAAGAATATCTAAGAGGAGAGGATATAAGGTGTGAGGCACTGATTTTTTCCTTTAAAGATAAAATAGGCATAAGTAAAGGCTTTAAATCTATGGTGGAATTTATATAA
- a CDS encoding type III toxin-antitoxin system ToxN/AbiQ family toxin, with the protein MKIVELDKDYINYLRGFDKFVLKPDGKDYKKERKYLGVVFSYDCFDYFIPFSSPDKKDDYDKDGKIRKSSMVVIRMVDKKEKAKLLGTLRLNSMIPIYNKNVIKEYDILEENDIFYKSLLFKEYNFIKENKEIIITKAKKLYDLKVNNSKIPMLNFVCNFKLLEEKSLEYILKK; encoded by the coding sequence ATGAAAATAGTAGAATTAGATAAAGATTATATAAATTATTTAAGAGGTTTTGATAAATTTGTTTTAAAACCTGATGGAAAAGATTATAAAAAAGAAAGAAAATATTTGGGAGTTGTTTTTTCTTATGATTGTTTTGATTATTTTATTCCTTTTTCTTCTCCTGATAAAAAAGATGATTATGATAAAGATGGAAAAATAAGAAAATCATCAATGGTTGTTATAAGAATGGTGGACAAAAAAGAAAAAGCTAAACTTTTAGGAACATTAAGATTAAATAGTATGATTCCAATATATAATAAGAATGTAATAAAAGAATATGATATATTAGAAGAAAATGATATTTTTTATAAGAGTTTATTATTTAAAGAGTATAATTTTATAAAAGAAAATAAAGAAATAATCATAACAAAAGCTAAAAAACTTTATGATTTAAAAGTTAATAATTCTAAAATACCAATGTTAAATTTTGTTTGTAATTTTAAATTATTGGAAGAGAAATCTTTAGAGTATATATTAAAAAAATAA
- the cbiE gene encoding precorrin-6y C5,15-methyltransferase (decarboxylating) subunit CbiE has translation MINVIGLGVGNLEYFSKVGENRIKTSDIIIGGERQLEDISPIIPKVCKVYTLKKLSDMLDFIKSNLDKNISIIVSGDTGFYSLLRYIKKNLPNENIEVITNISSFQYLFAKICDTWEDFTLLSVHGRENDIVKALEKSKRGLILLTDSKNNPYEIAKTLADSGYQNTQIIVGERLSYSDEKITRFYARDYKSYQRDYQMNVVILEKESQWDI, from the coding sequence ATGATAAATGTTATAGGCTTAGGAGTAGGAAATCTTGAATATTTTTCAAAGGTAGGAGAAAATAGAATAAAAACTTCAGATATAATTATAGGTGGAGAAAGGCAGTTAGAGGATATATCACCTATAATACCAAAAGTTTGTAAAGTCTACACACTAAAAAAGTTATCAGATATGTTAGATTTTATAAAATCAAACCTAGATAAAAATATTTCAATAATAGTTTCAGGGGATACTGGTTTTTATAGCCTTTTAAGATATATAAAGAAAAACTTACCTAATGAAAATATAGAGGTTATCACAAATATTTCATCTTTTCAATATTTATTTGCCAAAATCTGTGATACTTGGGAAGACTTTACTCTTTTAAGTGTCCACGGTAGGGAAAATGATATTGTGAAAGCCTTAGAAAAAAGCAAAAGAGGTTTGATACTTCTTACAGATAGCAAAAATAACCCCTATGAGATAGCTAAAACTCTAGCGGATAGTGGGTATCAAAACACTCAAATTATAGTTGGAGAAAGATTATCATATAGTGATGAAAAAATAACTAGATTTTATGCAAGGGATTATAAATCTTATCAAAGAGATTATCAAATGAATGTGGTTATTTTAGAAAAGGAGAGCCAATGGGACATATAA
- the cbiT gene encoding precorrin-6Y C5,15-methyltransferase (decarboxylating) subunit CbiT, whose protein sequence is MGHIKDRDFIRGEVPMTKDEVRAISIAKLDLRENSILVDVGAGTGSVGIEGSTYLTKGYVYGIEKNPKGCELIKENLKKFRINNYKLIEGIAPKDLDEIKNIGFDRMFIGGSSGNMEEIIDFFIEYSSDDSIFVINLIALETLTEVMNILKRKNLKDIEIVNISVSRSKKLGNYTMMMGENPIYIINGRK, encoded by the coding sequence ATGGGACATATAAAAGATAGAGATTTTATCCGAGGGGAAGTTCCTATGACTAAAGATGAAGTAAGAGCTATCTCAATAGCAAAACTTGATTTAAGAGAAAATTCAATCCTTGTAGATGTAGGAGCAGGGACAGGAAGTGTCGGTATTGAGGGAAGTACCTACCTTACAAAAGGGTATGTTTATGGAATAGAGAAAAATCCAAAAGGTTGTGAATTGATAAAAGAAAATCTAAAAAAATTTAGGATAAACAATTATAAACTTATTGAGGGTATAGCTCCCAAAGATTTAGATGAGATAAAAAATATAGGTTTTGATAGAATGTTTATAGGTGGCTCATCTGGAAATATGGAGGAGATTATAGATTTTTTTATTGAATACTCTAGTGATGATAGTATTTTTGTAATAAATTTAATAGCTCTGGAAACTCTAACAGAGGTTATGAATATTTTAAAAAGAAAAAATTTAAAAGATATAGAGATAGTAAATATTTCAGTTTCAAGAAGTAAAAAATTAGGAAATTATACAATGATGATGGGAGAAAATCCCATATATATAATAAACGGGAGAAAGTAA
- the cobI gene encoding precorrin-2 C(20)-methyltransferase yields the protein MMSKLYGIGVGVGEPEMITIKAVNTLKKIDVVILPNAGREFSSTAYGIAKEYLKEGIEFIDMEFSMNPDVKQREIERKQNAKVIEEHLDRGLNVGFITIGDPMTYSTYIYILEYLNEKYQVETIPGISSFVDIASRVNIPLVIGDESLKVIGLYRKCDRDFIIKHIEENDNLVVMKASLKFEELKEALKITGNENNIVLVCDSGKPNQRVYFDIMDLKKDEIPYFSTLILKKGGIEKWKKFIS from the coding sequence ATAATGAGTAAATTATATGGAATAGGAGTAGGTGTTGGAGAGCCTGAAATGATAACAATAAAGGCTGTGAATACCCTAAAAAAAATAGATGTGGTGATACTGCCTAACGCAGGTCGTGAGTTTTCAAGTACAGCTTATGGAATAGCTAAAGAATATTTAAAAGAGGGAATAGAATTTATTGATATGGAGTTTTCTATGAATCCCGACGTTAAGCAGAGGGAGATTGAAAGAAAACAAAATGCAAAGGTAATTGAGGAACATCTTGATAGAGGTTTAAATGTTGGATTTATAACGATAGGCGACCCAATGACATATAGCACATATATTTATATATTAGAATATCTTAATGAAAAATATCAAGTGGAAACAATACCGGGGATTTCATCTTTTGTAGATATTGCTTCTCGTGTTAATATTCCACTGGTTATTGGAGATGAGAGCCTAAAAGTAATTGGACTTTATAGAAAATGCGATAGAGATTTTATAATAAAGCATATAGAGGAAAATGATAACCTTGTAGTTATGAAAGCCTCTCTTAAATTTGAGGAGCTTAAGGAGGCATTAAAAATCACAGGAAATGAAAATAATATAGTTTTGGTTTGCGACTCTGGAAAGCCAAATCAAAGAGTATATTTTGATATAATGGACTTAAAAAAAGATGAGATACCATATTTTTCAACTCTAATTCTTAAGAAAGGGGGGATTGAAAAATGGAAAAAGTTTATTTCATAG
- the cobM gene encoding precorrin-4 C(11)-methyltransferase, whose protein sequence is MEKVYFIGAGPGDPELITVKGQRLIKEADVIIYAGSLVPREVINCHKEGAEVYNSATMTLEEVMDVTINAVKNNKMVARVHTGDPSIFGAHREQMDILEENRIEFEVIPGVSSFLASAGSLKKEFTLPDVSQTVICTRLAGRTPVPERESLESLASHRASMAIFLSVQMIDEVVEKLLTHYPIDTPVAVVQRATWKDEKKVIGTLATISDLVKKENITKTAQILVGDFLGDRYSKSKLYDKTFTHEYRKGKDE, encoded by the coding sequence ATGGAAAAAGTTTATTTCATAGGAGCAGGACCGGGAGACCCAGAACTAATCACAGTAAAAGGGCAAAGACTTATAAAAGAGGCTGATGTGATTATATATGCAGGTTCACTTGTTCCAAGAGAAGTTATCAATTGTCATAAAGAGGGGGCAGAGGTTTATAATAGTGCCACTATGACTTTAGAAGAAGTTATGGACGTTACTATAAATGCAGTAAAAAATAATAAAATGGTAGCAAGAGTTCATACAGGGGATCCTAGTATTTTTGGAGCTCATAGAGAGCAAATGGATATTTTAGAGGAAAATAGGATAGAATTTGAGGTTATTCCGGGAGTTAGTTCTTTCCTTGCATCAGCTGGTAGCCTAAAAAAAGAGTTTACTTTGCCAGATGTTAGCCAAACAGTTATCTGTACAAGACTTGCTGGTAGAACTCCAGTTCCTGAGAGAGAATCTTTAGAGAGCCTTGCCTCACATAGAGCCTCAATGGCGATATTTTTATCAGTTCAAATGATAGATGAGGTGGTAGAAAAACTTTTAACACACTATCCAATAGATACTCCAGTGGCAGTAGTTCAAAGAGCCACTTGGAAAGATGAAAAAAAAGTTATAGGAACTTTAGCAACTATCTCAGACCTTGTAAAAAAAGAAAATATTACAAAGACTGCTCAGATTTTAGTAGGAGATTTTTTAGGAGATAGATACTCAAAGTCAAAACTTTATGATAAAACCTTTACTCACGAGTATAGAAAGGGAAAAGATGAATAA
- the cbiG gene encoding cobalt-precorrin 5A hydrolase, giving the protein MNKIALITVTKKGVEQAKKIEKIYTKAPIDIYTMEKFSDESTFTIKGSFKEQVGEIFSEYKRIIFITAVGIAVRAIALYIKTKDVDPCVLVIDEGSDFIIPILSGHLGGGNELAQDISQSIGAYPLITTSSDISGKIAVDTLAQKINGKLESLESAKKVTSLIVAGESVSIKVPQNIEDSNPSGVIVVSNREKIEITQIIPKNISIGIGCKKDTPKEKIIEIIETTLKSLNISTKAIRVMGTVDIKKDEVGIIESAKYFNVPLKIISRDEIKKIEDKFETSDFVRKTIGVGAVSAPCSILASEREGKLLIEKSRFQGITVSVYEEETKDG; this is encoded by the coding sequence ATGAATAAAATAGCTCTTATTACTGTTACCAAAAAAGGTGTAGAACAAGCAAAAAAAATAGAAAAAATCTATACTAAGGCTCCAATAGACATCTATACTATGGAAAAATTTTCTGATGAATCTACCTTTACTATTAAGGGGAGTTTTAAGGAGCAAGTTGGGGAGATTTTTTCTGAATACAAAAGAATTATTTTTATAACAGCGGTAGGGATAGCAGTTAGAGCTATTGCTCTATATATAAAAACAAAAGATGTTGACCCTTGTGTTTTGGTTATAGATGAGGGGAGTGATTTTATAATTCCGATACTTTCAGGACATCTTGGAGGTGGAAATGAACTAGCTCAAGATATATCCCAAAGTATAGGAGCATATCCGCTTATTACTACATCATCAGATATTTCAGGGAAGATTGCTGTGGACACTCTAGCTCAAAAAATAAATGGAAAGTTGGAAAGTTTAGAGTCAGCCAAAAAAGTTACAAGCCTTATTGTAGCAGGGGAGAGTGTTTCTATAAAAGTTCCACAAAATATAGAAGATAGTAATCCAAGTGGTGTGATAGTAGTATCAAATCGTGAGAAAATTGAAATAACTCAGATTATTCCAAAAAATATTTCAATTGGTATTGGTTGCAAAAAAGATACCCCAAAAGAAAAGATAATTGAAATAATAGAAACAACTCTAAAATCTCTAAACATCTCTACAAAAGCCATAAGAGTTATGGGGACAGTTGATATAAAAAAAGACGAAGTTGGAATAATAGAAAGTGCAAAATATTTTAATGTTCCACTAAAAATTATTTCAAGAGATGAGATAAAAAAAATAGAGGATAAGTTTGAAACTTCTGATTTTGTGAGAAAAACCATAGGAGTAGGGGCAGTATCAGCTCCGTGTAGTATTCTCGCCTCAGAAAGAGAGGGAAAACTTTTAATAGAAAAGTCTAGATTTCAAGGTATTACAGTGTCAGTATACGAGGAGGAGACAAAAGATGGGTAA
- the cobJ gene encoding precorrin-3B C(17)-methyltransferase: MGKIYVVGLGPGNKENMTFRAYDVLKNSDIIIGYKTYVDLIEGMFPDKKIIKSYMKKEVARCEETLKLALEGNIISLISSGDAGVYGMAGLMLEIAGGQVEVEIVPGITSANASASLGGAPIVHDSVNISLSNLLTDWELIKKRIDLASQGDFVITLYNPKSSGRSELINEARDIMLKHKRKDTPVLIARNVGREGENYDITTLDKMLDYEINMFSTVIIGNSNTKVVNNKMITPRGYKV; this comes from the coding sequence ATGGGTAAGATTTACGTTGTAGGGTTAGGACCAGGGAATAAAGAGAATATGACTTTTAGAGCCTATGATGTCCTAAAAAATTCAGATATAATAATAGGGTATAAAACATATGTTGATTTAATAGAGGGTATGTTTCCAGATAAAAAAATAATAAAATCCTATATGAAAAAAGAGGTGGCAAGATGTGAAGAAACTTTAAAACTTGCTCTTGAAGGAAATATAATATCACTTATTAGTTCTGGAGATGCAGGAGTTTATGGAATGGCAGGTTTAATGCTAGAGATTGCAGGCGGTCAAGTAGAAGTTGAGATAGTTCCGGGAATAACTTCAGCTAACGCCTCAGCAAGTCTTGGGGGAGCTCCTATTGTTCATGATAGTGTAAATATCTCTTTAAGCAATCTTTTAACAGATTGGGAACTTATTAAAAAAAGAATAGATTTGGCATCACAAGGGGATTTTGTAATCACTCTATATAATCCAAAAAGTAGTGGCAGATCTGAACTTATAAATGAAGCAAGAGATATTATGTTAAAACATAAAAGAAAAGATACTCCAGTTCTAATTGCAAGAAATGTTGGTAGAGAGGGAGAGAATTATGACATCACTACTCTTGATAAGATGTTAGATTATGAAATAAATATGTTTTCTACTGTGATAATAGGAAATTCCAATACAAAAGTAGTAAATAACAAGATGATCACTCCTCGTGGTTATAAGGTTTAA
- a CDS encoding HU family DNA-binding protein, whose amino-acid sequence MKKVEFAELLMKKANLPSKEEAKRQVEVFVETLKEALATEEVLVFRGLGTFERKTTKRAEGINPRTGEPIKITPKNYVKFKVGKDLSDRLNVKEEPKKKRTCKRKAK is encoded by the coding sequence ATGAAAAAAGTAGAATTTGCAGAATTACTTATGAAAAAGGCAAATTTGCCAAGTAAAGAAGAAGCAAAAAGACAAGTAGAAGTTTTTGTAGAAACACTAAAAGAAGCACTTGCAACAGAAGAAGTTTTAGTTTTTAGAGGGCTAGGAACTTTTGAAAGAAAAACTACAAAAAGAGCTGAAGGTATCAACCCTAGAACTGGTGAACCTATCAAAATAACTCCTAAAAACTATGTAAAATTTAAAGTTGGAAAAGACTTATCAGACAGATTAAACGTTAAAGAAGAACCTAAGAAAAAAAGAACTTGCAAAAGAAAAGCTAAATAG